Sequence from the Cucurbita pepo subsp. pepo cultivar mu-cu-16 chromosome LG02, ASM280686v2, whole genome shotgun sequence genome:
tctttttatatttttttatttgagatagagttaaaatatatttctaacCACACATAGGATCAAACTTAGAACATGCAGTACTATAAAACAATCTGGCACACCCATCttctacaaatttaaatgacaACTAGtccataattataatttttgtacCTGATACTCTTTGactaaataatataatcaCTCAACTTATCATTTAACcattataataaaatcttttagGGGTTGTAATGTGAAGTCTATTAAGGCCCAAACACTCACCaaccattaaataaataagggcGCAAGGCATCGCTTTACTCCCTTTCTTTTACTCCTAATgaggtataaaaaaaaacttaattcatGGAACGTTTTGGgcttattttctataattttccAAACATAATGAAACAACACTATTTACCCATTAGACAACCATGCAAAGCCGAAGGAACCATACTACATTTGCCCATATACAAACATGCAAAGCCAAAGGTACTATATTACAGGCAATCATCTATTTAGTGAGAATATGTGGTACAAAAGACATAATCATTGGCAATTGTTTGACCTAAGAATTGCGAATTTTTCCCTTTAcaacaattaaataatatcaaactaTGACTGACATTTTGAATGATAAACCAACTTGGTTGCAGAAAAAGCTGGGATTTGGCTATACAAACAGAGATACACCTATATGATCTTGTGGACGCGGAAAAACTTGTTATAAAGCATGAAGCTGAGCCAGCCATGGAAGGAGCTTTTCATGCACTAATTCAGGCCTATCATCATGAGGGCAATGTCCTACGCCTTTCAACACACAAAGACTGACATTTGGAGCTTCCATAGATAACTTGGAGAAGTACTTCCCAACAGGACCATCAAGTGGCGTGAATGGATCTTCATCTCCccataaaatcaaaacagGCACGGAAATTTTTGGCATTAGTTGCACAGGGCTCGGCCCTGGTGGCCCCGTTACGATCGAAACGAATGCATCAAGTGCCCCTTCGTCATTGGCTGGTTCTAATATTATCTATATTTATCAGTTCAAACAAGATTAGAATAACATTActcagaggaagaagagaggtAAGTTGGGAAGAAAGAAAGCCTACATCTATCAGATCTTCATCCACATTTTCCTTGTTTCCATATACGGAAGACAAAATGTTCCTCAAGCTATCTCTGCAGAGAAATATTATACCTTCTCTAATTTTATCCTCCATTTAGCAACATGAAAAGGAAGAGTTGACTATAAGTAAACCAATACCTCTTCTTCACACGCTCAAACAGAGCTGAAGCAATTCTCCGTTGGTTCAATAAGAAATCGACCAGCCAAAGCAAAGGTAATAACAGTTTGATCCTCCAATCGTCAACAATTGCTTTATTGTTCATGCCACCAGCACAGTTTAAGAGCACAAGTCCTCGAACTAGATTGCGACTAGAATCTGATCTCATAGGAAAACATATCTATATCACCTTCACAAATTGAGACTACTTTCTAAAGACTTGTATTTGTAAATGTTGGCTTCACACACCTGAAGCAGCAATCACACAAGCAAGGCTTCCCACTGAGTTACCCACTAGCACAGTTGGTCTCTTAATGATGTCTTTCACAAAATCCAATATCAACTGTCAGCAAAGAAAGGGGCAACATTAGCGAGTTCCCGTTGATCAATAACTGGTCATTAACTAATACAACTAAATACCAAATTGAAGCTTCCATTTAAACATACATCAGCCCATGTTTCCATGGTATATGCAAAGCCGGCAGGCTTATCAGATGCACCAAAGCCAAGAAGGTCGATGGCATAGACAGTCGAGTATTGAGACAATGCGCTAATATTCCTGAAGAAATCTCCAAATAAAACATCAGGACCTGGGGACATGCATGTCAAGAACAACAAATCTCTGAATAAAGGCATGCTGACTGTTTGATGTATGAGCCAGAAGATCACTGGGCTTCTCTGTGAATAAAGCGATCCAATGACAATCCACTACACGGACGAAAGGTTTTCACTCGTATAGCACAACAAATCGCCAGAGTTTATTGGACTATGGGGagagtaaaagagaagaatcggaacaaaaaattaacaggtaaataaaaaaggaaagaggaaagaagaaagaaaagatttgaaatgaaaatttaNAAGATTTGGAATCTGAAAGTAGTGCTAACTATAATTTGATGATACTAAGTATTAGTTAATCAATGATTCACAATCcaacaatcaaaatttaaattaattatgtaacATTATCAATAACTAATTTAGTCAATTTAGTCAGAAATGGTTACCCTCGTTCTTGTTTCAGTTCAACAATCCATGGGTTACCAAGAGAGAAAACATATAGAATGCACAACATTCCATCTGCTGGCTTCCTTTTATCTCTTTCTCTAGACCCAATTCACAAGTGagttctcttttcttcatttttttatttgttctatAAGGTTTCATTTATGTTGGATGGTGTTTCTCTCGAAAATATGGAGTTATGTAGTTGTAGCTTGGGCAAGAAGTTCTtccctttccttcttttgaaCAATTCTTTCAAACAATGAGTTTTTCACGATAGAAGCTTAGTCTGGAAGccgtttcttcttcatctttatTCATCTTAGATAACTCTTTTGGCTTGAAAAACTTGAGTTGACTTCATGCACTATCTGCTAAATGCTCGCTTCTTCATGCCAAATATGATTTTGGGATTAGCATgttagtattaaaaaaaaaaaaaggaacgaATCTTTTTGGTCAGGTTCTTGAATGCATCTCCATCAATACTTTGGGCAATGCACATGAGGAATGTTGTACTGGTTCCTGTTGGTATTAGTAAAGGATCTCCCACACAGCCCACCACTAAACGGAAGACCACCCCCCTTGGCCCCACTACTTAAGAcataagagaaagaagaaaaaagcgAAGACTTGGTCTCCAAACAAGACAAAGATCAGGTGAAACATGGCACTTCCAGAAAAAGGATAGGAGAGGAGTTAACAAACACAAGAGACATTGCGGTGGGGGCAAAACCCAACTAACCCCACCAAAGGGCATGCCTAAAGGGAATGATGAAGAATACAACATGTCACCAGAACAAGATAACCCCCTCCCTCCACCCAATCTCATCATGGAAGGATAAAGAACAAAAGGACAACGTACCTGGTTTGCCATCCCAACAGAATTTCCCTTGATAAATGAATGATATAGACCCTCAGCGATTGGACACTCCTATTGCACCTCTACGATCAAAGAAGGGAACGCAACCACCATAGATGGAGGACCAAAAGTACCCAACACCGGCTGTTTAAAAGAAACATTGACTATTCTTAAAGGCTTATTCGAACAACGAACTTCCAGCAACTAGCCACAACAACCTCACTCAGACTACTGTCCGagcaacaaatttaaaaagccTCACTCTCCTCATTTAACAAAGGCTCCAAATTCAACATCCAAATTCTTTGTCGCCAAGACTCATTTTCTGAGTAATTAACGATTGAAGGATTGGACCCCACATCCTCCTCGCCTAGAAACGAAAATGAAGGATTGAATTCCCATTCTGATCGAGCTCAAAGAATCTGTCAGCTTCTGGAACACAATCACCACCAACAACCTGTTCTTGACTCATCTGCCAACCCAAAAATTAGACCACTTGGTCCATTAGGGACAAACCCCTTAatcacttttttcttttcttttatcgaTGTACAAATAGTCCCCTTCAGAATGATTAAATTGGGTGCCACTACTTAAAGCAATCCTTTAATATTGAGTGCCAGATATGTGAGAAATATATAACAtctatttaatgtttaaaagtaaataagttggagagaaaaatatgaacCTGCGCCAATGAGGAATAGAAGCTCCAAATCCATGAACTAAAAGGACGACAGGAGGATCTACACTTGATTGATGTTGCTGTTGAGAAGGTTGATAATGTGAAACGAAATAGTTTATGGAGTACTGGTTCCATTGCCACTTGTTGGATCTCTCCCGTATTTCTTGCACCTCCAGAGCAGCCCCAACGCCCACAGATGCTGAGGACGTTGCAGAAATCACTGCTGCACTAGCAGATGGATTCTTACTGAGACCAAAAAACCTACCAGCTCTGTTGCTGTATCTGACAAAACGGTTCctctttttttgaattatttgctGCAAATTCACATGCACCTGCAACCAAACGAAGCCTGAATGTGGTCCCGTTACTCTTATCCCCATTTATATGAACAAATTTTATCTGTGCTGCTTGCTACTCGCTAGTTTATTtgtccatttattgttattgttattattcaGAGGACAATGGCTGTGGGGAGGTTTTGATATGAGAGTTATTAAAAATAACCTTATTTAGAATAGATAAAGATTTTTTACCCAATccttaaagaattaaaaaaaaaaaaactgaaattcTGCTATCATCTACAAGTAAAATGACTTTAAACCCTTAAAAGTTGCAAAATAACGTACTTTTCTCAACCCCAAAGGAAAACCTTATATCCTCCgacttgaaaaagaagaaaactagGATTTTGCATGTGTCATTGAGGGtgaaaattacattttaattctCCTCTTCAAACTCTAGTGTTACCATCATGttggattttcttcttctccatctctCACACATCTCTCCCAATCAATCTATGCAAAAAAATCCATGATATCACTTGTGAGAGGAAAAACCATTGCTGAAGATGGattgaaacttgaaaaaaaaaaaaaaaattgaaattattgcAGAAGACAGAGTTTGCGAGAGATATGAATAACATTCAGTGGATTGTGAACTGAAATTCTGGCCGATACGTGTGCGGAAagtcgggtcgttacataaacTGCATTCAAGAGGCATCTTTCTTTTACATCAAAAATTGCATTTAGAAGTTGGTTGGGAGTTCTTTTTCATCTTAGAGATCATTTAGGAGTGTGAGTTTCTTTGCATTATTGGTATGgataaatttttgtaattatcttgAATAGTTGGATTGATCGTAATGTAACTCCTAATTCTATGATCATGAGTTAAGTTCATTATTTCAAGATTGACTCAAATATACCAGAAGATATTATGATGAAGTCTCTACCAAATGCATATCAGGTAATAGTCCACCTAAAAGCCCGTTCAGCTGAAGGGGATGATGTAATGTAACACTTCTCTTGtactatttttcctttcacTGTTGTCTAGTATAATATTTCCCTTTCTTTAATGTGTTTTCTCACCCAGCTCCAATGTGCTGACCACTGATCCGTTCTCCCCCCATGAAACCCTTTTGGATGACTAGNNNNNNNNNNNNNNNNNNNNNNNNNNNNNNNNNNNNNNNNNNNNNNNNNNNNNNNNNNNNNNNNNNNNNNNNNNNNNNNNNNNNNNNNNNNNNNNNNNNNNNNNNNNNNNNNNNNNNNNNNNNNNNNNNNNNNNNNNNNNNNNNNNNNNNNNNNNNNNNNNNNNNNNNNNNNNNNNNNNNNNNNNNNNNNNNNNNNNNNNNNNNNNNNNNNNNNNNNNNNNNNNNNNNNNNNNNNNNNNNNNNNNNNNNNNNNNNNNNNNNNNNNNNNNNNNNNNNNNNNNNNNNNNNNNNNNNNNNNNNNNNNNNNNNNNNNNNNNNNNNNNNNNNNNNNNNNNNNNNNNNNNNNNNNNNNNNNNNNNNNNNNNNNNNNNNNNNNNNNNNNNNNNNNNNNNNNNNNNNNNNNNNNNNNNNNNNNNNNNNNNNNNNNNNNNNNNNNNNNNNNNNNNNNNNNNNNNNNNNNNNNNNNNNNNNNNNNNNNNNNNNNNNNNNNNNNNNNNNNNNNNNNNNNNNNNNNNNNNNNNNNNNNNNNNNNNNNNNNNNNNNNNNNNNNNNNNNNNNNNNNNNNNNNNNNNNNNNNNNNNNNNNNNNNNNNNNNNNNNNNNNNNNNNNNNNNNNNNNNNNNNNNNNNNNNNNNNNNNNNNNNNNNNNNNNNNNNNNNNNNNNNNNNNNNNNNNNNNNNNNNNNNNNNNNNNNNNNNNNNNNNNNNNNNNNNNNNNNNNNNNNNNNNNNNNNNNNNNNNNNNNNNNNNNNNNNNNNNNNNNNNNNNNNNNNNNNNNNNNNNNNNNNNNNNNNNNNNNNNNNNNNNNNNNNNNNNNNNNNNNNNNNNNNNNNNNNNNNNNNNNNNNNNNNNNNNNNNNNNNNNNNNNNNNNNNNNNNNNNNNNNNNNNNNNNNNNNNNNNNNNNNNNNNNNNNNNNNNNNNNNNNNNNNNNNNNNNNNNNNNNNNNNNNNNNNNNNNNNNNNNNNNNNNNNNNNNNNNNNNNNNNNNNNNNNNNNNNNNNNNNNNNNNNNNNNNNNNNNNNNNNNNNNNNNNNNNNNNNNNNNNNNNNNNNNNNNNNNNNNNNNNNNNNNNNNNNNNNNNNNNNNNNNNNNNNNNNNNNNNNNNNNNNNNNNNNNNNNNNNNNNNNNNNNNNNNNNNNNNNNNNNNNNNNNNNNNNNNNNNNNNNNNNNNNNNNNNNNNNNNNNNNNNNNNNNNNNNNNNNNNNNNNNNNNNNNNNNNNNNNNNNNNNNNNNNNNNNNNNNNNNNNNNNNNNNNNNNNNNNNNNNNNNNNNNNNNNNNNNNNNNNNNNNNNNNNNNNNNNNNNNNNNNNNNNNNNNNNNNNNNNNNNNNNNNNNNNNNNNNNNNNNNNNNNNNNNNNNNNNNNNNNNNNNNNNNNNNNNNNNNNNNNNNNNNNNNNNNNNNNNNNNNNNNNNNNNNNNNNNNNNNNNNNNNNNNNNNNNNNNNNNNNNNNNNNNNNNNNNNNNNNNNNNNNNNNNNNNNNNNNNNNNNNNNNNNNNNNNNNNNNNNNNNNNNNNNNNNNNNNNNNNNNNNNNNNNNNNNNNNNNNNNNNNNNNNNNNNNNNNNNNNNNNNNNNNNNNNNNNNNNNNNNNNNNNNNNNNNNNNNNNNNNNNNNNNNNNNNNNNNNNNNNNNNNNNNNNNNNNNNNNNNNNNNNNNNNNNNNNNNNNNNNNNNNNNNNNNNNNNNNNNNNNNNNNNNNNNNNNNNNNNNNNNNNNNNNNNNNNNNNNNNNNNNNNNNNNNNNNNNNNNNNNNNNNNNNNNNNNNNNNNNNNNNNNNNNNNNNNNNNNNNNNNNNNNNNNNNNNNNNNNNNNNNGCTGCAAACCAAATGGGATCGATCATGTTTTGGGTGACCCAAACACATACAcgtatcttttcttttctttttttcatcgTTTTGTTTCCATTATCGTTCACAtgaactttcttttcttttcttttctttttattttcttttatttatttatttatttatttatttatttaatagtaatatgtatttttgcccgttacatatcagcccacctttagcccgttacatatgGGACCTCACAATGTAACAACCGAGCAACTTTagtcgttacgtatcgtcgttccgcctcacaattttaaaaccagTCCTATAAGGAATCCTCCCAATTTTAAAACCACtatcttataaggaatgtttcattccgcTCACTAATCGATATGGGAGCCCAACTTTagtcgttcccctttccaatcgatgtgagagcccagctttagctcgttacataAGTCGTGTCATAATCAtgtacctaaatcattttaaatgtCATAATTAGGTGTTAAACAAGGTTTCATGTCATTTGCAGTTATAGAATCATAACCTCCcttaaattgtttattaggacaattttgtcattttccaCCGTAACTTTGGTTTATGTCTTGATCGTgcattttcattcataaccTTATAAATTGGTCTGACGTAGATTTTGAGTCATTTGGGTTCATTTAGACCATAAAACATCAAAGGACATATCAGAgacattttggtcattttacctGTTAGTCTATGCTTTAAACATGTTCGTATGTCCTTCAGATTCAACATgtatcattatcattattcCATGATATTAAGccataattcaaattttcgtGCATACTAGATGTCATTAGGTGGgacattttcttaaattactCCATATACGTTTTAATTGTTCATTTAAGTAGATCTTAATCCCAAGTAAAACTTCATTTAGGTTATTTAGTaattattgagaaaaaaaattaaaccggCTATTTACATGTTCGAGTGCGTTCGAGGGCTCGATTCAAGTTCTTTCCAAGATCaactttcttcaaatttccttGGCTAGGTCCTTTAGTGAGTCCAGTTCCAAGAATcattagtatatatatatatatatgtgtattttttaaagaactaGCCATTAAAAGagttaaatttaagaaaaatcaagatTGGGTTCGGTTGAACCTTAGCATGGTCGATTTAGTTTAATCGACCACACCATCATTTTCTTCGTTTGAATTAAGATGACGCGCCAAAATTCTTACCTCTAATGTCTGAAAAATAATGTCGGTCCTTTGAGGTTCATGAAACATGGAGCTGAAGGAGCAaacttgcaaaaaaaaaaccacaaagACGTTTGAGCTTTGGACAAGGAGAATTTGGAGCAATTCTCATTAACgtgtaagttttttttaacgatTTAGGGAAATTCAAACTTAAGTCTTTATTTTCAACGTCCTTAAATATTATTCCTTTAGGTTTGTTGAAATAAGAGGAATCTTTACAAAGGAGTCGAGAGCTAAGGAAGTCTAAAACGCTTTACTCAATAAGAGGGTAATTCTGCACATAGCCTTTTAACCTTTAAATTTGAGCACCACACACAAACTCTCGATCTTGGGCGCTGTTTGCCCACAATATATCATGAACACAAGCCATCATGAGATCGACATTGCCAATAGGCTCTTTACGANcaattttgtcattttccaCCGTAACTTTGGTTTATGTCTTTATCGTgcattttcattcataaccTTATAAATTGGTCCAACGTAGATTTTGAGTCATTTGGGGTTCATTTAGACCATAAACACATCAAAGGACATATCAGAgacattttggtcattttacctGTTAGTCTGTGCTTTAAACCGTATGTCCTCCAAATTCAACATgtatcattatcattattacATGATATTAAGccataattcaaattttcgtGCATAATAGATGTCATTAGGTGGgacattttcttaaattactCCATATACGTTTTAATTGTTCATTTAAGTAGATCTTAATCCCAAGTAAAACTTCATTTAGGTTATTTAGTaattattgagaaaaaaaattaaaccggCTATTTACATGTTCGAGTGCGTTCGAGGGCTCGATTCAAGTTCTTTCCAAGATCaactttcttcaaatttccttGGCTAGGTCCTTTAGTGAGTCCAGTTCCAAGAATcattagtatatatatatatatatgtgtattttttaaagaactaGCCATTAAAAGagttaaatttaagaaaaatcaagatTGGGTTCGGTTGAACCTTAGCATGGTCGATTTAGTTTAATCGACCACACCATCATTTTCTTCGTTTGAATTAAGATGACGCGCCAAAATTCTTACCTCTAATGTCTGAAAAATAATGTCGGTCCTTTGAGGTTCATGAAACATGGAGCTGAAGGAGCAAACTTGCAAAAAAAAANAAACCAGTCTTATAAGGAATCCTCCCAATTTTAAAACCACTatcttacaagaaatgtttcattccgcTCACTAACCGATATGGGAACCCAACTTTagtcgttcccctttccaatcgatgtgagagcccagctttagctcgttacataAGTCGTGTCATAATCAtgtacctaaatcattttaaatgtCATAATTAGGTGTTAAACAAGGTTTCATGTCATTTGCAGTTATAGAATCATAACCTCCcttaaattgtttattaggacaattttgtcattttccaCCGTAACTTTGGTTTATGTCTTTATCGTgcattttcattcataaccTTATAAATTGGTCCAACGTAGATTTTGAGTCATTTGGGGTTCATTTAGACCATAAACACATCAAAGGACATATCAGAgacattttggtcattttacctGTTAGTCTGTGCTTTAAACCGTATGTCCTCCAAATTCAACATgtatcattatcattattacATGATATTAAGccataattcaaattttcgtGCATAATAGATGTCATTAGGTGGgacattttcttaaattactCCATATACGTTTTAATTGTTCATTTAAGTAGATCTTAATCCCAAGTAAAACTTCATTTAGGTTATTTAGTaattattgagaaaaaaaattaaaccggCTATTTACATGTTCGAGTGCGTTCGAGGGCTCGATTCAAGTTCTTTCCAAGATCaactttcttcaaatttccttGGCTAGGTCCTTTAGTGAGTCCAGTTCCAAGAATcattagtatatatatatatatatgtgtattttttaaagaactaGCCATTAAAAGagttaaatttaagaaaaatcaagatTGGGTTCGGTTGAACCTTAGCATGGTCGATTTAGTTTAATCGACCACACCATCATTTTCTTCGTTTGAATTAAGATGACGCGCCAAAATTCTTACCTCTAATGTCTGAAAAATAATGTCGGTCCTTTGAGGTTCATGAAACATGGAGCTGAAGGAGCAaacttgcaaaaaaaaaaccacaaagACGTTTGAGCTTTGGACAAGGAGAATTTGGAGCAATTCATTAACGTGCAAGTTTTTTAACGCTTTAGGGAAATTCAAACTTAAGTCTTTATTCTCGATATCCTTAAATATTATTcctttagctttgttgagataAGAGGAAAGTTTACAAAGGAGTCGAGAGCTAAGGAAGTCTAAAACGCTTTACCCAATAAGAGGGTAATACTGCATAAAGGTTGACCCAAAATTCGTAGCCTTTAACCTTTAAATTTGAGCACCACACACAAACACTCGTTCTTGGGCGCCGTTTGTCCACATGATATCATGAACACAAGCCATCATGCGATTGACATTGCCAATAGGCTCTTTACTAgacaactaaaatattttcaatcagacaaaaatttatataaccttattttgaaaatgtaaaattgatttaaaatgtgactaagaattcaaatatttactcCTTTATGAGGTTTATTGTCTCTCAATAAATTTCAACCTTTGGGAGTTGCGGCCGATTTCTAACTATTTATGTACTAATTTCCGTTATCAGGGTGTTTCTCGCCCAAATTCTGcgattctttcattttgatcGAAAACCCACAGCTGCAACATGAAAAATCGGGAGTCCATAGCATATCTCTCGTAGCAGGAAGCCATGATTTTCCACATCGGTGACTTCAAGCCACAACTTGTTCATAACCATGATTAAAAACGACCCAATTTTGAAAACCACATTATCGTtgtgaaaaaacaaaacccaataGGAGAAATTCGTTCTGTGAATTGCGAAAATGGCAACCGCAAATATGCTCTGGAAATCCGCTAAGATTCTTAGTATTCCTGTTCCAATAGCGAGCAACGGTAGATGGGGAAGGATTGGCTGTACATTTCGAATTCACCAATTCGAGGGCTCTTTCTTCTCCAACTCACTGCGTTCCAATTGCAGCTCTAGCAGCGCAAATTCAGTATGGAAAGGAAAAGAGTATTTGGTTTTGTCCGACGAAGAGCTGATGAGACAGTGCGAAATGGACACGTTTAAGGCCTCAGGTCCCGGTGGTCAGCACCGCAACAAGCGCGAGTCCGCTGTCCGTTTGAAGCACATTCCCACTGGTATCACTGCTCAGGTTTATATTTGTCTGATAAATATAATCAAGTTCAATTATATACTTCAGCTTCTTAGCTCTCAAGTTAATCTTTGGCCCTTTATTTCCAAGGCTGTCGAGGATCGATCACAGCATAAGAATCGAGCGAGTGCTTTAGCTCGCCTACGCGCTCAATTGGCCCTAAAAGGTGGCTGGATTGTACAtgcttgtttgttttttaatttcattttccgTAAGGTTGGTTCTCCTGATGAATGATATATGCCATGCGTTGTTGTATTGAGCTCAGTCAGGAACCCTGTGGATCTTGAAGATTATTCGCCTCCGCCAGAGCTTCTCCAAATTCTCCCTCTGAAGTCCACTATCAGGCCACCGGGATGTGGCCCTCAAATTGGTCCTAACAAT
This genomic interval carries:
- the LOC111787953 gene encoding pheophytinase, chloroplastic isoform X2, which produces MEPVLHKLFRFTLSTFSTATSIKCRSSCRPFSSWIWSFYSSLAQWIVIGSLYSQRSPVIFWLIHQTVSMPLFRDLLFLTCMSPGPDVLFGDFFRNISALSQYSTVYAIDLLGFGASDKPAGFAYTMETWADLILDFVKDIIKRPTVLVGNSVGSLACVIAASDSSRNLVRGLVLLNCAGGMNNKAIVDDWRIKLLLPLLWLVDFLLNQRRIASALFERVKKRDSLRNILSSVYGNKENVDEDLIDIILEPANDEGALDAFVSIVTGPPGPSPVQLMPKISVPVLILWGDEDPFTPLDGPVGKYFSKLSMEAPNVSLCVLKGVGHCPHDDRPELVHEKLLPWLAQLHAL
- the LOC111787953 gene encoding pheophytinase, chloroplastic isoform X1 (The sequence of the model RefSeq protein was modified relative to this genomic sequence to represent the inferred CDS: added 228 bases not found in genome assembly) is translated as MFAATLGTVSAHSFLSQFGSIDASHAHSSSTSTSIVIHRPLFKQPSNFPAGVSLSQSSFGVLDTSPASPESVRRAQVHVNLQQIIQKKRNRFVRYSNRAGRFFGLSKNPSASAAVISATSSASVGVGAALEVQEIRERSNKWQWNQYSINYFVSHYQPSQQQHQSSVDPPVVLLVHGFGASIPHWRRNISALSQYSTVYAIDLLGFGASDKPAGFAYTMETWADLILDFVKDIIKRPTVLVGNSVGSLACVIAASDSSRNLVRGLVLLNCAGGMNNKAIVDDWRIKLLLPLLWLVDFLLNQRRIASALFERVKKRDSLRNILSSVYGNKENVDEDLIDIILEPANDEGALDAFVSIVTGPPGPSPVQLMPKISVPVLILWGDEDPFTPLDGPVGKYFSKLSMEAPNVSLCVLKGVGHCPHDDRPELVHEKLLPWLAQLHAL
- the LOC111787964 gene encoding uncharacterized protein LOC111787964, which gives rise to MATANMLWKSAKILSIPVPIASNGRWGRIGCTFRIHQFEGSFFSNSLRSNCSSSSANSVWKGKEYLVLSDEELMRQCEMDTFKASGPGGQHRNKRESAVRLKHIPTGITAQAVEDRSQHKNRASALARLRAQLALKVRNPVDLEDYSPPPELLQILPLKSTIRPPGCGPQIGPNNSKFLPGMQALLDLIYTLDGSISDTAKYIGLTTGAVSRLILSDDSLRMAVNDIRISKGMKPLK